The following are encoded in a window of Methanococcoides sp. LMO-2 genomic DNA:
- a CDS encoding amino acid-binding protein, translated as MRVSMDIELKDAPGQLLLALNPISELKGNLKSIVHHHEERTPRSTIPVQVVFEVEPENLDLIISRLEENGIGVARVDEKRFMEHGAVILIGHIVHTDIQDTIDTIDKTGFAEVVDICLSMPHIDTQSSASLKIDAVGRKELHEAMSVLREVAQKKDLLVVEPIEADFA; from the coding sequence ATGAGAGTTTCAATGGATATCGAACTGAAAGATGCTCCCGGACAGTTGCTTCTGGCTCTGAATCCGATCTCAGAGCTGAAAGGGAACCTTAAGTCCATCGTACACCACCATGAAGAACGAACTCCAAGAAGTACCATTCCGGTACAGGTAGTGTTCGAGGTGGAACCTGAGAACCTCGATCTTATTATTTCACGTCTTGAAGAGAATGGTATCGGTGTTGCCAGGGTAGATGAAAAACGCTTTATGGAACATGGTGCGGTCATCCTGATAGGTCATATTGTTCATACTGACATACAGGATACGATCGATACTATTGACAAGACCGGCTTTGCAGAAGTAGTGGACATCTGTCTTTCCATGCCTCACATTGACACGCAATCATCTGCTTCACTGAAGATAGATGCTGTTGGAAGGAAAGAACTTCATGAGGCAATGTCCGTGTTAAGGGAAGTGGCACAGAAGAAGGACCTGCTGGTAGTAGAGCCCATAGAGGCCGATTTTGCATAA
- a CDS encoding homoserine dehydrogenase produces MRKVRASIIGFGSVGQGVAEVLLKKDDELKSLGIDIDVVAISDSRGSEVNTEGIDLKAAIERKRESGTVAVEDLTGEYVIRNVEHDVVIETTPTDIETGGTGLVNMLAAFENGRDVVTSNKGPLTLKYQELMQAAEGSDCKFRFEATVGGAMPIINLIKSTLAGNEIKSIEGILNGTCNYILTRMMEEKASYEQMLAESKELGIAETDPTYDVEGIDAACKLVILANSIFGQNATFQDVEVTGITKITPESLALAYDDGYVIKLIGEVKKDRLRVSPRLVPASHPLAVGGTLNVASVHTDLAGTVTVTGRGAGSIETASAILSDVVSIYRE; encoded by the coding sequence ATGAGAAAAGTACGCGCATCCATTATTGGATTTGGTTCAGTAGGTCAGGGCGTTGCAGAGGTCTTGCTGAAAAAGGACGATGAGCTCAAGTCTCTTGGAATTGACATTGATGTAGTGGCAATATCAGATTCAAGGGGATCTGAGGTCAACACCGAAGGAATTGACCTGAAAGCTGCTATTGAAAGAAAACGTGAGTCCGGCACAGTGGCCGTTGAAGATCTCACAGGCGAATACGTCATCAGGAACGTTGAACACGACGTTGTTATCGAGACAACACCTACCGACATCGAGACCGGCGGAACAGGGCTTGTCAATATGCTTGCTGCTTTTGAGAACGGCAGGGATGTCGTAACCTCGAACAAGGGTCCTCTTACACTAAAATACCAGGAACTCATGCAGGCTGCCGAAGGATCCGATTGCAAGTTCAGGTTCGAAGCTACCGTTGGCGGTGCAATGCCTATCATCAATCTTATTAAAAGCACACTTGCAGGTAACGAGATCAAGAGCATAGAGGGTATCCTGAACGGAACCTGCAATTACATCCTTACGCGTATGATGGAGGAGAAAGCTTCATACGAGCAAATGCTTGCTGAATCCAAGGAGCTGGGTATTGCGGAGACAGATCCTACCTACGATGTGGAAGGTATCGATGCTGCATGCAAGCTTGTGATCCTTGCAAATTCTATCTTCGGGCAGAATGCCACTTTCCAGGATGTTGAGGTGACCGGTATTACCAAGATCACACCGGAATCACTTGCTCTTGCATACGACGATGGTTATGTTATCAAACTGATAGGAGAGGTAAAGAAGGACCGTCTCCGGGTATCCCCACGTCTTGTGCCTGCTTCCCATCCTCTGGCAGTTGGCGGGACACTTAACGTTGCATCAGTGCACACCGATCTTGCAGGCACGGTAACCGTTACCGGAAGAGGTGCCGGTTCAATTGAGACTGCAAGTGCGATATTGAGTGATGTAGTATCCATCTACAGGGAATAA
- a CDS encoding ABC transporter ATP-binding protein, protein MKKAICITDLNYSYPDGTKALDNVNIEIEQGEKIVIMGPNGAGKTTLFLHLNGVIRSDQDCVKIFGQNIGKMKTEDRIREVGVVFAEPDDQLFMSTVYDDVAFGPLNMGLDEEEVDRRVKKALATVGLEGFEEKVPHHMSFGQKKKAALAAVLSMEPRVLVLDEPTANLDPKSRADLIRVINDLNRNHGITTIIAMHDINALSELADRVYVLNRSIVAEGTTRDIFSDPILVKENNLDAPDIFKFFKIMNCFGGAHSQTPMSIDESVEELTKAIEALEGKMSLQVHENTHDMVDEVISSYKH, encoded by the coding sequence ATGAAAAAAGCTATATGTATCACAGATCTCAATTATTCCTATCCGGATGGCACGAAAGCACTTGATAATGTGAATATTGAGATCGAACAGGGCGAGAAGATCGTCATAATGGGTCCGAATGGTGCCGGTAAGACCACTCTTTTCCTTCATCTTAATGGTGTCATTCGCTCCGACCAGGACTGCGTGAAGATATTCGGGCAAAATATCGGAAAAATGAAAACCGAGGACAGGATCAGGGAAGTCGGAGTTGTCTTTGCCGAACCTGATGACCAGTTGTTCATGTCCACAGTTTACGACGACGTTGCATTCGGTCCCCTGAACATGGGCCTTGATGAAGAAGAGGTTGACAGAAGGGTCAAAAAAGCACTTGCAACTGTCGGTCTTGAGGGATTCGAGGAAAAGGTACCTCATCACATGAGCTTTGGACAGAAGAAAAAAGCTGCTCTTGCAGCAGTTCTTTCCATGGAACCAAGGGTCCTCGTCCTGGATGAGCCTACAGCAAACCTCGATCCTAAGAGCAGGGCAGACCTGATCAGGGTGATCAATGACCTGAACAGGAACCATGGAATCACCACTATTATTGCAATGCATGATATCAATGCTCTCTCTGAGCTTGCAGACAGGGTTTACGTCCTGAACAGGTCCATTGTGGCAGAAGGTACAACCAGAGATATCTTTTCGGATCCCATACTTGTAAAAGAGAACAATCTGGATGCTCCTGACATTTTTAAGTTCTTCAAGATCATGAATTGTTTCGGAGGGGCTCATTCACAAACCCCTATGTCAATAGATGAATCTGTTGAGGAGCTGACAAAGGCCATTGAGGCTCTTGAAGGAAAAATGAGCCTTCAGGTACATGAGAACACTCATGATATGGTGGATGAAGTAATTTCAAGCTACAAACACTGA
- a CDS encoding thymidylate synthase translates to MTQDAAIGRIIKAQTISDAWYRGLNVIWNHGKVITDERGSQIREFMNLMVVIDDPYRNEIPADIAWNQERLEEYAKQLITGENAQDFEYTYGQRLRNWDDKTDQIAYVIEKLKNNTTTRRATAVTWIPDVDTKVDEVPCMIIDDFKIRDGKVHLTTVFRSHDFAGAYPANLYGLSKLLEYVADNVGLSAGTITTVSISAHIYDHDWDKIEKIVKGVQ, encoded by the coding sequence ATGACGCAGGATGCGGCAATTGGAAGGATCATAAAAGCTCAGACCATCAGTGATGCATGGTACCGCGGACTCAATGTAATATGGAATCACGGTAAGGTCATTACGGATGAAAGAGGAAGCCAGATACGAGAGTTCATGAACCTGATGGTCGTGATAGATGACCCGTACAGGAATGAGATCCCTGCTGATATCGCCTGGAACCAGGAAAGGCTGGAAGAATATGCAAAACAGCTTATCACAGGTGAAAATGCACAGGATTTCGAATACACATACGGACAAAGGCTTCGAAACTGGGATGATAAGACAGACCAGATCGCCTATGTCATTGAAAAGCTGAAAAACAACACAACGACCAGAAGGGCTACGGCCGTCACATGGATCCCTGACGTGGATACCAAAGTTGATGAAGTACCCTGTATGATAATCGATGATTTCAAGATCAGGGATGGAAAGGTCCACCTTACAACTGTTTTCCGCAGCCATGATTTTGCAGGAGCATATCCTGCCAATCTCTATGGCCTTTCAAAACTTCTGGAATACGTTGCAGACAATGTGGGACTCTCAGCCGGAACCATCACCACTGTCAGCATCTCCGCACACATATATGACCATGACTGGGACAAGATCGAGAAAATTGTAAAAGGGGTGCAGTAA
- a CDS encoding amino acid-binding protein: MWSTVLKKFEKHPAQQKVIKILFERGFQVNDEGKVTSGSIEIPHTQLAKEAGVDRRVVDATTDTILADDLLKNIFQNVRSIPFLRDVAPSLGLGVIIITPEDAADVGILSNVSQVISDHGISIRQAVSDDPHFSNKAKLTIITDSKIPGELVSDILKLPSVKGVSIY, encoded by the coding sequence ATGTGGAGCACAGTACTCAAAAAGTTCGAGAAGCACCCTGCACAGCAAAAGGTCATAAAGATCCTTTTTGAACGTGGCTTTCAGGTGAACGATGAAGGAAAGGTAACATCCGGTTCAATTGAGATCCCTCATACACAACTTGCAAAAGAAGCAGGTGTGGACCGCAGAGTGGTCGATGCTACCACCGATACAATTCTTGCAGATGATCTTCTGAAGAACATCTTCCAGAACGTAAGGTCAATACCATTCCTTCGTGATGTTGCTCCGTCACTGGGTCTTGGCGTTATTATAATCACTCCTGAGGATGCCGCAGATGTTGGTATTCTTTCCAACGTCTCACAGGTGATCTCAGACCATGGAATAAGCATCAGACAGGCCGTTTCTGATGATCCGCATTTCAGCAACAAGGCAAAGCTGACTATTATTACTGACTCAAAGATCCCCGGTGAGCTTGTCAGTGATATCCTGAAGCTCCCAAGTGTAAAAGGTGTCAGTATCTACTGA
- a CDS encoding ATP-dependent DNA ligase — MTDFKEFADVCKRIEHTSGSLDMTDIVSKMFHSVSTEELPIVAHFVMGDVFPAWSTEQLGVGPSLLYTALSRSSGLPLKEIETLVRNTGDIGETAIAALKKETRNQATFSAFMDETPSLSIMEVFERFNNISGTTGKGSQTTKIKNLQYLFNSATPEEARYLARLAIEDLRIGVGEGIVRDAIAKAFGVPAGDVERGFMLTNDLGLVAVAAKEGGVEAVSQLGMELNRPIKMMLAQVTPTIETAISDLGVVAVEWKFDGARVQIHKDGDNINIFSRRLENVTGSLPDIVQAVKDHVKADTAILEGEAVAVDEHGNPRAFQDILKRFRRKYDVETTVREIPLTLNLFDLLYLNDEILIDMPLTDRRDALVDCVENTNGIRVDEQVLTKDPEKVNEIYSAALAAGHEGVMIKNPDAPYSPGKRGKNWLKKKPIMETLDLVVVGAEWGYGRRANLIGSYALACFDPDAGDFLPIGKVATGFSDEQLAELTDLLSDLIVVESGREIELKPEVVFEVAFEEIQKSTNYESGYALRFPRLVNVRDDKSPEEAETLERIESIYLSQRS, encoded by the coding sequence ATGACCGATTTCAAAGAATTCGCTGATGTGTGCAAGAGAATAGAACATACTTCAGGTTCACTGGATATGACGGACATCGTCTCAAAGATGTTCCACTCAGTATCTACTGAAGAACTTCCGATTGTTGCACATTTCGTCATGGGTGATGTTTTCCCTGCATGGAGCACTGAACAACTGGGAGTCGGTCCAAGTCTTCTCTACACAGCTCTTTCCAGGTCATCAGGTCTTCCGCTCAAGGAGATCGAGACCCTTGTAAGGAACACCGGTGACATCGGTGAAACTGCTATTGCAGCACTGAAAAAGGAAACTCGTAACCAGGCTACATTCTCTGCTTTTATGGATGAGACTCCGTCTCTTTCCATCATGGAAGTATTTGAGAGGTTCAACAACATCTCAGGGACGACCGGTAAAGGTTCACAGACGACCAAGATCAAGAACCTGCAGTATCTTTTCAATTCAGCAACTCCTGAGGAGGCCCGTTATCTTGCAAGGCTGGCAATAGAGGACCTTCGTATCGGTGTTGGTGAAGGTATCGTAAGGGATGCTATCGCCAAAGCTTTCGGTGTCCCTGCCGGGGATGTAGAACGCGGTTTCATGCTTACCAACGATCTCGGCCTTGTGGCAGTTGCTGCAAAAGAGGGAGGTGTGGAAGCTGTTTCACAACTTGGCATGGAACTGAACCGTCCTATCAAGATGATGCTGGCTCAGGTCACTCCGACAATTGAAACTGCTATCAGTGATCTTGGTGTTGTGGCGGTTGAATGGAAGTTCGATGGTGCCAGGGTCCAGATACATAAGGACGGGGACAACATCAACATCTTCTCAAGACGCCTTGAGAACGTGACAGGCTCACTGCCTGATATAGTCCAGGCCGTGAAAGATCATGTAAAAGCAGATACTGCAATTCTCGAAGGTGAGGCAGTTGCTGTGGACGAGCACGGTAACCCGAGGGCTTTCCAGGACATCCTTAAGCGTTTCAGGAGAAAGTATGATGTGGAGACCACGGTCCGTGAGATCCCGCTGACACTGAATCTTTTTGATCTTCTCTATCTTAACGATGAGATCCTGATAGACATGCCACTTACCGACAGGAGAGATGCCTTGGTAGATTGTGTGGAAAATACCAATGGTATCAGGGTCGATGAACAGGTGCTTACCAAAGATCCGGAAAAAGTGAATGAGATCTACTCCGCAGCACTGGCTGCAGGGCATGAAGGTGTAATGATCAAGAATCCCGATGCACCATATTCTCCTGGAAAAAGGGGCAAGAACTGGTTGAAGAAGAAGCCTATCATGGAGACCCTCGACCTTGTTGTAGTCGGTGCGGAATGGGGTTATGGCAGGCGTGCAAACCTTATCGGCTCTTATGCTCTGGCATGCTTTGACCCGGATGCCGGCGATTTCCTTCCTATTGGAAAGGTAGCCACCGGTTTTTCAGATGAGCAGCTTGCAGAACTTACTGACCTTCTGTCCGACCTGATCGTTGTGGAATCAGGAAGAGAGATCGAACTAAAACCCGAGGTTGTTTTCGAGGTTGCTTTCGAGGAGATCCAGAAAAGTACCAATTACGAATCCGGATATGCACTAAGGTTCCCAAGGCTTGTGAATGTCAGGGACGACAAGTCCCCTGAAGAAGCCGAGACCCTTGAGCGTATTGAGAGCATTTATCTCTCGCAGAGAAGTTGA
- a CDS encoding DUF7343 domain-containing protein, giving the protein MKIRSLFVLSICVLTCLFSAVPVSAEETATIHGAIYEWDTFQLMENVIIEVNSTPPQSIVAKYGVYSMNLAPGEYLITATYYENNTLTASTQETITIADDGDYIIDLILLPSYDSDLSEDLDLLNISASLEEDAEAIEGESDDRTLIYIAGLVILIVAGSGFYLFSGKKRKKDVDEGMQIASVVEDRSEAASPEDPEVSKESVATEDVEVEEQAPLPSDLQEVLDIIRSGGGRITQKDLRSKLSYSEAKVSLIVSDLENRGLVEKFKKGRGNVILIPDEHR; this is encoded by the coding sequence GTGAAGATCAGGAGTCTATTTGTTCTCAGTATATGCGTCTTAACATGCCTCTTTTCAGCAGTTCCGGTAAGTGCTGAAGAAACAGCTACCATCCACGGTGCTATCTATGAGTGGGATACCTTCCAGTTGATGGAGAATGTGATCATCGAAGTGAACTCCACACCGCCACAGTCTATCGTGGCGAAATATGGTGTGTATTCCATGAACCTTGCTCCGGGAGAATACCTGATCACCGCAACTTATTACGAGAACAACACGCTTACGGCTTCCACTCAGGAAACCATAACCATCGCCGATGATGGTGACTATATTATAGACCTGATCCTTCTTCCCTCATATGACAGCGATCTTTCAGAGGACCTTGATCTTTTGAATATCAGCGCTTCACTGGAAGAAGACGCAGAAGCAATTGAAGGTGAATCCGATGATCGTACTTTGATCTATATCGCGGGTCTTGTTATCCTTATAGTAGCAGGGTCCGGTTTCTATCTGTTCTCTGGGAAGAAAAGGAAGAAAGATGTCGATGAAGGGATGCAAATAGCTTCTGTTGTAGAAGATAGGTCGGAGGCGGCATCACCTGAAGATCCTGAGGTCAGTAAAGAGTCAGTAGCTACTGAAGATGTTGAAGTGGAGGAGCAGGCCCCTTTGCCTTCAGACCTGCAGGAAGTACTTGATATTATCAGGTCCGGTGGTGGAAGGATCACTCAGAAGGACCTCCGTTCGAAACTCAGCTATTCCGAAGCAAAGGTCAGCCTGATAGTTTCAGATCTTGAGAACCGGGGACTTGTGGAGAAGTTCAAGAAGGGTAGGGGAAATGTCATTCTAATTCCCGATGAGCATCGATAA
- the aroA gene encoding 3-phosphoshikimate 1-carboxyvinyltransferase has protein sequence MKVTVGKSGVHGEVFAPPSKSYTHRAITIAGLSKDSTIHRPLLSADTQSTIRACEMFGAYIEKEGEDLLISGVEGAPEVPEDVIDVANSGTTLRFMTAISALTEGTTVLTGDNSIRSRPNDPLLRVLNDLGVEAYSTRNNGCAPIVVNGGLKGAIVKIDGSISSQFISALLLACPLTKNSTTLSIKGELKSKPYIDVTLDVIEKAGVEILVEDNNNPKFIIPGNQSYKLEEYTVPGDFSSASYLLAAAAMTNSSVTVKNLFPSMQGDIAIINILKEMGANIFWDMEAGTATVNGGELHGITMDAGATPDLVPTVAVLGAMAKGETTINNAEHVRYKETDRLHAMAVELEKMGIFCKEEKDSLTIRGGEFKGAEVHGWHDHRIVMALTLAGMVAGDTIIDTAESIFISYPNFFDAMRSIGADVVLSEQ, from the coding sequence ATGAAAGTAACAGTCGGAAAATCAGGTGTACACGGGGAAGTGTTCGCACCACCCTCAAAGAGCTATACACACAGGGCCATCACCATAGCCGGCCTTTCAAAAGATTCAACTATCCACAGGCCACTCCTGTCTGCAGATACACAGTCCACCATCCGCGCCTGTGAGATGTTCGGCGCATACATCGAAAAGGAAGGAGAAGATCTTTTGATCAGCGGTGTGGAAGGTGCTCCGGAAGTTCCGGAAGATGTCATCGACGTCGCTAATTCAGGAACAACTCTCAGGTTCATGACCGCCATCTCTGCACTTACAGAAGGAACCACCGTGCTTACCGGCGATAATTCAATAAGGTCAAGGCCAAACGACCCGCTCCTCAGGGTCCTTAACGACCTTGGTGTTGAAGCCTATTCCACACGTAACAACGGCTGTGCACCGATCGTTGTCAACGGAGGGCTTAAAGGTGCCATCGTCAAGATCGACGGGTCCATCAGTTCACAGTTCATATCCGCATTGCTTCTTGCATGCCCGCTCACAAAGAACAGCACTACCCTTTCCATTAAAGGTGAGCTGAAATCCAAACCATATATCGATGTCACACTGGATGTCATTGAAAAAGCAGGTGTTGAGATCCTCGTTGAGGACAATAACAACCCCAAGTTCATTATTCCCGGAAACCAGAGTTACAAACTTGAAGAATACACAGTCCCCGGGGACTTTTCATCAGCATCCTACCTTCTTGCAGCCGCTGCAATGACAAATTCAAGCGTGACCGTCAAGAATCTCTTCCCTTCAATGCAGGGCGATATTGCGATCATAAACATACTTAAGGAGATGGGAGCAAACATTTTCTGGGATATGGAAGCAGGAACTGCAACTGTAAATGGAGGAGAGCTTCACGGAATCACCATGGATGCAGGAGCCACACCCGACCTTGTTCCGACAGTTGCAGTCCTTGGGGCCATGGCAAAAGGTGAGACCACCATAAACAATGCTGAGCATGTACGCTATAAAGAAACAGACAGGCTTCATGCAATGGCAGTGGAACTTGAGAAGATGGGAATCTTCTGCAAAGAAGAAAAGGACAGCCTAACCATAAGGGGAGGAGAATTCAAGGGTGCGGAAGTACACGGCTGGCACGATCACAGGATCGTAATGGCCCTGACACTTGCCGGAATGGTTGCAGGAGATACAATCATCGATACCGCAGAATCCATTTTCATCTCATATCCTAACTTCTTCGACGCAATGCGTTCAATAGGCGCTGACGTTGTCCTTAGTGAACAATGA
- the htpX gene encoding zinc metalloprotease HtpX, giving the protein MKNMFKTTLLLASLTGLLVIVGRLVGGPTGMLIAFAFAIVLNFGSYWYSDKIVLRMYHAKEVTESESPKLYEIVRKLAMRADLPMPKVYIVETSMPNAFATGRDPKHAAVAATTGILNLLTPEEIEGVLAHELAHVKNRDTLISAVAATIAGVITMIATWARWAAIFGGIGGRDDNGGSNIVGFIALAIVAPLAATIIQLAISRSREFAADAEGARISQKPWALASALSKLESGAQHYQPRRNDVQPNENTAHMFIVNPLRGSSLMKLFRTHPSTEERIRRLNSM; this is encoded by the coding sequence ATGAAGAATATGTTTAAGACCACATTATTGCTGGCATCCCTGACCGGACTTCTGGTCATCGTGGGCCGTCTTGTTGGAGGCCCTACCGGAATGCTCATAGCATTTGCTTTTGCTATTGTCCTGAACTTCGGGAGCTACTGGTACAGTGACAAGATCGTCCTGAGGATGTACCATGCAAAAGAGGTCACAGAATCTGAAAGTCCGAAACTGTACGAGATCGTACGCAAACTTGCAATGCGTGCAGACCTCCCAATGCCTAAGGTCTACATTGTTGAAACGTCCATGCCAAACGCATTTGCAACAGGAAGAGACCCTAAACATGCAGCAGTTGCAGCCACGACCGGCATCCTTAACCTTCTGACACCGGAAGAGATCGAGGGTGTTCTGGCACACGAGCTTGCACACGTAAAGAACCGTGACACGCTTATCAGTGCAGTTGCAGCGACCATTGCAGGTGTTATCACAATGATAGCAACCTGGGCAAGATGGGCTGCGATCTTTGGAGGTATCGGTGGCAGGGACGATAACGGAGGAAGCAATATCGTAGGATTCATTGCACTTGCAATTGTAGCACCTCTCGCTGCGACCATAATCCAGCTTGCAATTTCCCGTTCACGTGAATTCGCAGCCGATGCGGAAGGAGCACGTATCTCACAGAAACCATGGGCACTTGCCAGCGCACTTTCCAAACTGGAATCCGGCGCACAGCACTATCAGCCACGCAGGAACGATGTACAGCCAAATGAGAACACGGCACATATGTTCATCGTCAACCCTCTGAGAGGCAGTTCACTGATGAAACTTTTCAGGACACACCCGTCCACAGAAGAAAGGATACGCAGATTGAACTCAATGTGA
- a CDS encoding NAD(P)/FAD-dependent oxidoreductase: MIYDVVVVGAGPTGSTAARYAASYGAKVLMIEEHASIGTPVECTGLLSTRAVAECDIAPDDEFVLNSVRGAFVHSPNGTCLPIDGRKTKAYVVSRKIFDRRLVSMAVNEGAELLLKGQVTGLEEKEGLQVLSVMHMGKPVTIRARVVIGADGVKSTVARFAGLGKVKRVLSGIQIEAPYRSENDDFVELFVGSRAPGFFAWTVPVNENISRIGLAVEQGNEQNAINYLRDIISSTPHVCDRHSGSMLDLVVGGIPIGPLERTYTKGVLIAGDAAGQVKPTSGGGIYTGAACAKIAGEVAAKAALDEDVSAQRLSFYEKRWKGELGRELGIGMKIHDFVGGLSDDELDEMITAMNNPAILDMITKYGDMDHPSILIKKLLNPMNSRHLIGVFRAFAKAVL; this comes from the coding sequence ATGATCTATGATGTCGTTGTTGTCGGAGCCGGACCCACGGGATCCACAGCTGCACGCTATGCTGCCAGTTATGGTGCGAAAGTTCTCATGATAGAGGAACACGCCTCCATAGGGACACCTGTAGAATGCACCGGCCTCTTAAGCACACGTGCTGTGGCAGAATGTGACATTGCCCCTGATGATGAGTTCGTGCTAAACAGCGTACGTGGTGCTTTTGTGCACTCGCCGAACGGAACATGTCTTCCCATAGATGGCAGGAAGACAAAGGCGTATGTCGTTTCCAGGAAGATCTTTGACCGCAGGCTGGTTTCAATGGCAGTGAACGAAGGTGCGGAACTGCTGCTTAAGGGACAAGTTACAGGACTGGAAGAGAAGGAAGGATTACAGGTCCTTTCAGTGATGCATATGGGAAAGCCGGTCACGATCAGGGCAAGGGTCGTCATCGGAGCTGATGGTGTTAAGAGCACAGTCGCCAGATTCGCAGGCCTCGGAAAGGTCAAAAGGGTCCTTTCAGGAATTCAGATAGAAGCTCCTTACAGGTCTGAGAACGATGATTTTGTAGAACTGTTCGTAGGTTCGAGAGCACCGGGATTCTTTGCATGGACCGTACCTGTGAATGAAAATATATCAAGGATCGGCCTTGCTGTTGAACAGGGTAATGAGCAGAATGCGATTAATTACCTCAGAGATATCATCTCTTCAACTCCTCACGTTTGCGACAGGCACTCCGGGAGTATGCTGGACCTTGTTGTTGGAGGGATCCCCATCGGTCCCCTTGAACGCACTTACACAAAAGGAGTACTCATTGCAGGAGATGCTGCAGGTCAGGTGAAGCCGACTTCAGGTGGTGGCATCTATACCGGGGCCGCCTGTGCGAAGATCGCAGGAGAGGTTGCAGCAAAGGCTGCACTTGACGAGGATGTTTCAGCACAGAGGCTCAGTTTTTATGAAAAACGCTGGAAAGGCGAGCTTGGCCGGGAACTTGGTATCGGTATGAAGATCCATGATTTCGTAGGTGGCCTGAGCGATGATGAACTGGACGAAATGATAACAGCAATGAACAATCCTGCAATACTTGATATGATCACAAAATACGGGGATATGGACCACCCCTCGATATTGATCAAAAAATTGCTGAACCCGATGAACTCAAGGCACCTGATCGGGGTCTTCAGGGCTTTTGCAAAAGCAGTCCTGTGA
- a CDS encoding DUF488 domain-containing protein, translating to MDEDNRCYTIGYGNRSLDEFIGILQQYNLSCLIDVRSYPHSVREEFNKENLELMLPKYNIIYSHCPGLGGLREESYTDYMRTDKFRGYFTKLIDKIKEVNSNNSGIVLMCAEKNPKGCHRYKLSNELEGSGIRVIHLTDPGQADLFSF from the coding sequence ATGGATGAAGATAACCGGTGCTACACCATTGGCTATGGTAACAGGTCCCTGGATGAATTTATCGGGATTTTGCAGCAGTATAACCTTTCCTGCCTTATTGATGTTCGCAGCTATCCGCATTCGGTACGTGAGGAGTTCAATAAAGAGAACCTTGAGTTAATGCTGCCTAAGTACAATATTATCTATTCCCATTGTCCCGGTCTTGGCGGTTTGAGGGAAGAGAGCTATACTGATTATATGCGTACAGATAAGTTTCGTGGGTATTTCACAAAACTGATCGACAAGATAAAAGAAGTAAATAGCAACAACTCCGGCATCGTGTTGATGTGTGCTGAGAAAAATCCTAAAGGATGCCACCGCTACAAGCTTTCAAATGAACTTGAGGGCAGTGGAATAAGAGTAATCCACCTGACCGATCCGGGCCAGGCAGATCTTTTCAGTTTCTAA